In Caretta caretta isolate rCarCar2 chromosome 20, rCarCar1.hap1, whole genome shotgun sequence, a single window of DNA contains:
- the FAM186A gene encoding protein FAM186A — MQSPQPEEQLQQQLQGVKEKVEVEQLEEEQLQQEEHQFEELQPQQEPWQEGQKERQEEKQKQWKKWLEEQAEEQRLWRQQQRAQQEEQQRLRQQQQEEQQRLWRQQEEQQRLRQQQQEEQQRLWRQQRAQQEEQRRLRQQQEQQRLRQQQQEEVQRLWQQQEKEREAQARHWQQQVEEHEEQRQLWQQEQAEHDLQRRQWQQQEAKQQEQERLWQQQWQEQLQQLHEQQELQQKQTQQEQYLTPWPKTVPRSREPGTLEHSTKQIPRRPRRETAKEEVLLYEYFQPSAQQMVPTQSKVSLHSQAQSTEETSWLPTLAQKTKGKSLVPSSLSEKRYWVDVEAQRENLVLLGQATQECRLPPHLHMQAKEVIIETLHIDVERLALLFHKYISFCHLHHVRQTLMSRLEAARAVNDGAEVRNLYTYVERVDAYREKVLQCWVAKQKTAERARQRCLGKMISLFAQLRLSSELHLSSPSPLMIKAVDEMKKEFPSSAHARSKSPGYPSPLASVKKVRDFMHPAGVSEQLCDQIESVWRTDVISHSFPVVPKPPVSLLWSQAGGFPDIPRFLELDVSSVRSKPFRTLQTRVQNLPRWKTYGHK; from the exons ATGCAGTCACCACAGCCTGAggagcagctccagcagcagctgcaaggggtaaaggagaaggtggaggtggagcagctggaggaggagcagctgcagcaggaagagCATCAGTTTGAGGAGCTGCAGCCACAGCAGGAGCCATGGCAGGAAGGGCAGAAAGAGCGGCAGGAAGAGAAGCAAAAGCAGTGGAAGAAGTGGCTGGAGGAACAAGCAGAGGAGCAGAGGctgtggcggcagcagcagcgggcgcagcaggaggagcagcagaggctgaggcagcagcagcaggaggagcagcagaggctgtggcggcagcaggaggagcagcagaggctgaggcagcagcagcaggaggagcagcagaggctgTGGCGGCAGCAGCGggcgcagcaggaggagcagcggaggctgaggcagcagcaggagcagcagaggctgaggcagcagcagcaggaggaggtgcagaggctgtggcagcagcaggagaaagaGCGTGAGGCGCAGGCgaggcactggcagcagcaggtgGAGGAGCACGAGGAGCAGCGGCAGCTGTGGCAGCAGGAGCAGGCGGAACATGACCTTCAGCGgaggcagtggcagcagcaggaggcgaagcagcaggagcaggagaggCTATGGCAGCAACAgtggcaggagcagctgcagcagttgCATGAACAGCAAGAGTTGCAGCAAAAGCAGACGCAGCAGGAGCAGTATCTGACCCCATGGCCTAAAACAGTTCCCAGGAGCAGAGAGCCTGGGACCCTGGAACACTCGACAAAACAGATCCCGCGAAGGCCCAGGAGAGAGACTGCAAAGGAAGAGGTCCTACTGTACGAATATTTCCAGCCTTCTGCCCAGCAAATGGTTCCTACTCAGAGCAAAGTATCCCTGCACTCTCAAGCTCAGTCTACTGAGGAGaccagctggctccccactctggctcAGAAGACCAAAGGGAAGAGCTTGGTGCCCTCCAGCCTGTCAGAGAAGCGGTACTGGGTGGATGTGGAGGCTCAGAGGGAGAATTTGGTGCTGCTAGGCCAGGCAACCCAAGAGTGCAGACTACCCCCACACCTGCACATGCAGGCGAAGGAAGTTATCATTGAGACCCTGCACATTGATGTTGAGAGGCTGGCTCTCCTCTTCCACAAATACATCTCCTTCTGTCACCTCCACCATGTCAG ACAAACCTTAATGTCCCGATTGGAAGCTGCCAGAGCTGTAAATGATGGTGCTGAGGTCCGGAACTTGTACACATATGTGGAGAGGGTGGATGCTTACCGGGAAAAGGTGCTACAGTGCTGGGTGGCCAAGCAGAAAACAGCAGAGCGGGCACGTCAACGCTGCCTTGGCAAGATGATTTCCTTGTTTGCCCAG CTCCGCCTGAGCTCTGAACTCCACCTCAGCAGCCCATCCCCACTCATGATCAAAGCAGTGGATGAAATGAAGAAGGAGTTCCCGTCCTCAGCCCATGCCAGATCCAAATCCCCTGGCTATCCAAGCCCCCTGGCAAGTGTGAAGAAAGTCAGAGACTTTATGCATCCAGCTGGAGTCAG TGAGCAGCTTTGTGACCAGATAGAGTCAGTATGGAGGACCGATGTCATCTCTCACAGTTTTCCTGTCGTTCCAAAACCCCCTGTGTCACTACTCTGGTCCCAGGCTGGTGGCTTCCCAGATATCCCTAGGTTTCTGGAACTGGATGTGAGCTCAGTTAGGAGCAAACCCTTTAGGACTCTACAGACACG
- the LOC142069698 gene encoding uncharacterized protein LOC142069698 produces MAVQESSSSSLSSGSSYESETNSEPEPEAAASTLELTISPLTEIPPSVKNILDKIDAAQLSRARKEVFKQLFVILDNVNRVCNCFKGMDPEIEEQFFLSGTWAERKRRALLLDKVAILLKASTAQGKDLKFVLESLKEWGEMLSEGKEQVGDTHTVQWVSDMETKLLISLDYTEGCIMQLFDLCTSLVEHRRKKRGKSIVPKTGMWRAWREKVAQKPQEAQPLSPEQMLEDESVIFSRTSELLTMLQEFVGSTLFNKAEAVVVKYIVTMVANLTKAFTLLTKQCRGLQAKYDTLASQESRKQEVQYGNFQKEVQMLHEKKASLEARVQSIEDKYKMLLVANEAMQKELHKVKKNAAIKIEPSLRDMKFGARASFERKSQEDDDNDLSRKKDAVLSAEKLSWKSQADLGKSPCRKREAKVPDKKQLQRPLVERTEDTSDKQETKLLDKKPALKASIERGEDISDKQNVPVERTQDTVGKWDAVIPVEKQEETSGDLAGRRHEQPLDSEQTEAADKWDVSLLGGTQEVVEDVTGEWHEMLPEEHELKADSEEEIERLPSPTELPYQGISRKGKQRRKKESLYTEETHTEMPQSPISRSKLEPSTALYGFNSAILAYLEQKMEKLWKCPSPGKRQAERMLPKDPEAQRLYMALERKLEECFSKMKIKYSSSLEEQKLPRSLELTEGHDEEAKLSDPDSLFLESKVPVISRGGLPAALWKDPNVSAHFQFPKQWQEEAQEPWQGEAQEQWQGEAQEQWQGEAQEPWQEEAQEQWQGEAQEQWQGEAQEPWSSGMV; encoded by the exons ATGGCAGTGCAGGAATCATCATCTTCGTCATTGTCATCAGGAAGCTCATATGAATCTGAAACAAACTCAGAACCCGAGCCTGAAGCTGCAGCCTCTACATTGGAACTCACTATCAGTCCTCTCACTGAAATCCCCCCCTCAGTGAAGAACATACTGGACAAAATTGATGCTGCCCAGCTCAGCAGAGCGAGGAAG GAGGTTTTTAAGCAACTGTTTGTAATTCTGGATAATGTGAACCGGGTATGTAACTGCTTCAAAGGGATGGACCCAGAGATAGAAGAACAGTTCTTCCTCTCCGGCACTTGGGCTGAGAGGAAACGGAGGGCACTTCTACTGGACAAAGTAGCCATCTTGCTCAAAGCCAGCACAGCTCAAGGGAAAGATTTAAAGTTCGTTCTGGAATCATTAAAAGAATGGG GTGAAATGTTGTCAGAAGGCAAAGAACAAGTCGGAGACACCCACACTGTCCAGTGGGTCAGTGATATGGAGACCAAGCTGCTGATCTCCCTTGATTATACAGAAGGATGTATAATGCAGCTATTCGATCTCTGCACAAGTCTTGTGGAACACAGgaggaaaaagagggggaaatcAA TTGTTCCCAAAACCGGCATGTGGAGAGCATGGCGAGAGAAAGTTGCACAGAAACCTCAGGAAGCCCAGCCCTTGAGCCCTGAACAGATGTTAGAAGATGAATCTGTAATTTTCTCCAGGACTTCTGAGCTCCTTACCATGTTACAGGAATTTGTAGGGTCCACACTGTTTAACAAAGCAGAAGCTGTTGTTGTTAAATATATAGTGACAATGGTGGCCAATCTCACCAAAGCCTTCACTCTGCTAACCAAACAGTGCCGTGGCCTGCAAGCAAAGTATGATACCTTAGCATCCCAGGAGTCCAGGAAGCAGGAAGTTCAGTATGGGAACTTTCAAAAGGAAGTACAGATGCTTCATGAGAAAAAGGCATCTTTGGAGGCTCGAGTCCAAAGCATTGAAGACAAATACAAGATGCTTCTTGTAGCAAATGAGGCAATGCAAAAAGAACTGCACAAGGTGAAGAAAAATGCAGCAATAAAGATAGAACCATCTTTAAGAGACATGAAATTTGGGGCCAGGGCTTCTTTTGAAAGGAAATCCCAggaagatgatgataatgatctGAGTAGGAAAAAGGATGCGGTTCTGTCAGCTGAAAAGCTGTCATGGAAATCCCAGGCAGACCTTGGTAAATCCCCCTGTAGGAAAAGGGAGGCAAAGGTACCAGATAAAAAGCAGCTTCAGAGACCATTGGTAGAGAGAACAGAAGACACCAGTGACAAACAGGAAACAAAGCTTCTAGATAAAAAGCCAGCACTGAAAGCCTCAATAGAGAGAGGTGAAGACATCAGTGACAAACAGAACGTCCCGGTAGAGAGAACTCAAGACACTGTTGGCAAATGGGATGCAGTCATCCCAGTGGAAAAACaagaagagacttcaggagaCCTGGCTGGAAGACGGCATGAACAACCTCTGGACAGTGAGCAAACAGAGGCTGCTGACAAATGGGATGTGAGCCTCCTGGGTGGAACCCAAGAAGTTGTTGAAGATGTCACTGGTGAATGGCATGAGATGCTGCCAGAGGAACATGAGCTCAAGGCTGACAGTGAAGAAGAAATTGAAAGGCTCCCATCCCCAACAGAGCTCCCATACCAAGGGATCTCTAGgaaagggaagcagaggaggaagaaggaaagCCTGTATACTGAGGAGACACATACAGAAATGCCTCAGAGCCCAATCAGCAGAAGCAAGCTGGAACCATCCACTGCACTGTATGGGTTTAATTCAGCTATCCTGGCTTATCTGGAGCAGAAGATGGAGAAGCTATGGAAGTGTCCCTCTCCCGGGAAGAGACAAGCAGAGAGGATGCTGCCCAAGGACCCAGAAGCCCAAAGGCTCTACATGGCCTTGGAGAGGAAACTGGAAGAATGCTTCTcaaaaatgaagataaaatatTCCAGCAGCTTAGAGGAACAGAAGCTTCCAAGGAGCCTGGAGCTGACTGAAGGGCATGATGAGGAGGCAAAGCTGAGTGACCCTGACAGTCTCTTTTTGGAGTCCAAAGTTCCTGTGATCTCACGAGGGGGACTCCCTGCAGCCCTGTGGAAGGACCCTAACGTCTCAGCACATTTTCAGTTTCCCAAGCAATGGCAGGAGGAGGCGCAGGAGCCATGGCAGGGGGAGGCGCAGGAGCAATGGCAGGGGGAGGCTCAGGAGCAGTGGCAGGGGGAGGCGCAGGAGCCATGGCAGGAGGAGGCGCAGGAGCAGTGGCAGGGGGAGGCGCAGGAGCAGTGGCAGGGGGAGGCGCAGGAGCCATG GAGCAGTG GAATGGTTTAA